The sequence gcttgcttgcaggttttccggtggaaagtggagcgtaatcaacaccaaccaaggcgactcagacggaaccccgttcacaccgctgtgccaatcgttctcggtttggaccaccagcaacagtaataatgataaaatcatcaaaacatcaaataaatgtcatttcatcatttcaaaagctcaacaaacaacaagtgtatataattagtacatatacacaaatccttttccacattatgtgatccatatccgtattactctgattctcaagttttcagatttttcacttctggctttggactaaccaagatcatgaccgagtccaagactgcacaaatcccacgcataagctcgtggcagctatcccatgcgtaagcccgtggaggctatcctacgcataagctcgtagaggctatcccatgcgtaagcccgtggaggctatcctatgcataagctcgtagaggctatcccacgcataagctcgtggcagctatcctacgcataagctcgtagaggctatctcatgacaaggttagtccaacctattttacatgtctagttttacatgtttaatcacatttcaatcatgtcacatattttcataatttctcaaaaatatgttattccttcccaatttaattatttcaatactttcataataaacaaaatgcacaCCTCATAGTGTCGTACAAGCTCAAAAACAAATAGCAACATACTGATAAAatatatccaacgataaatccaatatatgcataaataaaagtgctcatatgtagggattcttaccgaaattgtagactgactcaatcACGGATCCGAGTCACAACCTACTcactggggtgctgagtcccttgatcaaaatctcctggcaccgccgactcttcctctacaacatcaattataaatcacaactaaattatttaatatttaaatattctaaaccataattcacatctactatggggtccatcaccagatccccaaacatctcaatccctccaaatctagggcagtcggggtggcccgactcccacccttgtaccatcggcctatgtcgtcgccagccatggccgccgccatgccggcgacgtggccggtcccggtgaagagaccaaaagaagggTGAACGAGAGAGAAGGGAATAAGACTCTTCTCTCTTCACAGATGGGGGTATATCTCCCCTTCCCCAATTCTTGGTTCAAGGGCAGCAGCCGCCAACTGCCTAACCCTCGGCCACCACCCTCCCGACCCTCGGccaccactggccgaaccatcgtcGGCCGCCTCTGCTGCAGTCGCCGGTGATGGTGGCCGgccaaagaaagagaagagagaagatccctcttcttctccttcccttaGAACCGAAAGGGGTTTTTCTCTTCCCCCCCTCTCCTTCTCGATCACTGATAGAAGGCCCGCACGGACCCTCACagccaccgtgatggtggctctGCTTCCCACCCGACAGCACCCAGCCGCCGTTGTCGCCGGCCGGCGGCGAACcgacgagagggagagaggaagagggtggaACCACGAGAGGAAGCCCTCGGTCCACCATCCCTGTCCATAACAAATCCTAGGAATTCATCTCCAACCCTCATACAGATCCGATCAACCCCCTTCCCGCCATGGATCTCGGCcatcccggcggccggcggcggccaaaAATCCAGAGGAGagaagccgaaacaggggtacccctgtttcggactCTTTCCCGACGATCCGACGGCCAAAATCCCACCCACAACCCAAAAAACCAAACAATGAAGCGCAAGAGGGCTTACCTCAGTCCGACGGGTTGCTCCGACGACTTTCCGGCGAGGAATCGGAGAAGGGGTCTTGGGTTTTCACGCACGGATCCGAGACTTCTTCTCCCGATTTGTGGGGGATCTTCACCGAGGGAGGGAAAAGCTTCCGGCTTCCTCCGCGGCCGACCGGTTCCTCTCTCCGGTGCTCGTCTCTCCGGCGATCTCCTCTAATGCCGCCGCTACCCCTCAACAACCCcctcttccacgatcgtgcctagggcacgattgtAAACaggtggatgggcccggtcttttcgggccggcccgtccatctttttttttttttataggggTATTACATAGTTTAGTTTAGACGGAGAATTCTGTGTTGTAATAATACTTGGATGAAGGATTTTTGGGGTTTCTGTTGGGGATGGATGGAATTATTTCGACCAATTGCTGGGAATTCTGAATTTGTTAGACTTTTAGGGCATGGTTTCGATTTCtcataaatttatttcaaattaTCTTCTCTGATTAATTTATGGGGTCTAATTTGGTGTTCCCAGTAGGCGGGTTtacttttgaatgaaaattgtgGTATTTTCTAGGATGGTTTGGAGCTGTAGGGGAAGGTTTTAGGAATTCTTTGGTGGGTTTGGAAAGATAATGTTTTTCTTGGCAGATAGTTCCTTATATTCAAGGATTTTATGCCGATTGTTGGGAAGAGAAGCTCATGGGTAATTCTGGAGTATCTTCGTGGGAAACCGATTGAattttgttagagaataagataTAGTATGGGGCAGCTCCGATGTTTTCTCATTGAGTGAGAGAGCACAGCAGTATTGGAGTGACTTACCCTTAATACAAGATGTGCCATAAAATCAACGGAACTTCCTACTTATCATATCAAGACTGTTGGGCAAAGGTGAAGTTGACCACTAAAAACATAGCCACTAAAGATTAACTTTGGATTTTAAAGAGCTCCAGATATGGAAAAAATGGAACTTTTGAAGATACTCTCGATAGTACACATCATGAAATGGCTGCTAGGATGGAAATTAAGATTCGTCGTCTCGATACTGGACCCCATACCGGTACCATAATATTACAGTATCAATACGCATAGTGTAGGACCAGTTCGGCATATGAGTGTCGGTATTCTCCCTATATCAGGTTCGGTATCGGTATGATGTGGTATGGTCCGTACGCACCAGTACTGACCACACTACAAGGAGGTGATCatcatcatcctcctcctcctcctcctcatcagCTTGGTGTTGCCTCAACAAAATACCTGGGAACTATACGTCATCAGTTCAAATCATAAAGACAGAGGAAAAGAGATCAGATTAAATTGATGTAAAACTAAACAAGTTCATTTACCTTGTTACCGAGATAACCCATTAAACCTCTGCCAACACAAGATACCTTCAAGTTCTTTACATCGTCTCTAATTTCACTCCTCACCCATACTGTGAGAAATATCCCAACCATCTGCTTACTTGCCACCGAACAGTACCTGGCATTGTCCCAAGTTCAAATTTAAGACTATTTCAGCAACGGCAGAGGCTTGAGCATAGAGAACAAAGTGTAAAGTTAAATCATGAttgaaaaaggaaggaaaagctTTACATAGAGTTAGAAAAACATTAGACCAAAATTgtcaaaaaatttatgaaaatttaACAAGTCTTGCAAAGGGCTACCTAGATTTTCCTGAtggtctctccctctcttccactGATGAATCACCATAGCCATATGACATTGGTGAAAAAATGACTGTACTAGGTGACTCTATGCCAAAATTCTCATCATCAGATGACCCACACCATCTAAAATTGGGATCAAAATCACTTGGTCTGCTCCCAAAGCTGACACGTTCGCAGACACTGAATCGACGATCCAGCCTTGACTGTGGGACCATGATATCTCCATCAATTCTTAAACTGCGGCTCAGGGACTGGAACGACCGTCGATGAAGCAGCAATGAACTCTTTTGCCTCATTGCCGAACCCTCAAAGTCGGCATCAAGCTCAGCAATTGGATTGGGAGCAAAATAGACAAGCAATGGGAGGCCAATATTCATAATAGGGACCCCTTTGACTAAgtcaacagcagcagcagcatcaGAAACTGGCTAGCTTCGTTTAAAACTCAAACAAGTGAGACATTTACctcttcatcatcttcatccCCATCAAAATCCTCCTCATCAGCCTCCTGCATCATCAGATTATTGAAAAGTGCAGAAGAGTCTTAGGTGAACTCAGAAATGATGTTCGGTGAGAAGAAATATCAATATTTGACAAAAGAAAGAGTAATGGATGGAAGGGAGAACACttgcattattaaaatatttcaaagggTTGGGCCATAAATCTTCCTTGATAATCTCTGCCACCTGCATCAGTTTGTTGTAGAGGAAACTTTGGTAAAAGTACTGGAAGTGCGCCAACTTTGGTATTGTACCAAACTTGCATAAATATTCCACGCTTGCGGCTTGCACAAACATTAAAGGTCATAAACCAAAatgatacatacatatgtatgtacttTGCTCACATAGGTCATGTCACCATAAATAATAAGCTTGCACTACTTAAGTGAAAAATATCAGTTAAGCAGATAGTGAAGTTCCATACATGAGTTCATTAACTTCACACAGAGGAATAGAGGAAGCATGCCTATTTTACAATTGATCGTGGAAATAATCAAAGCCTAACATCTATATCTTCCATAAATGTCCAATATAGTATGTGATACACCTCATATAAGCTGCTCATGGCATCACCTCTTGTAGCCCTCACACAAGCCTTGAAGCACTATTGTTAAAAGTTCTTTCTAAGATATCATGCTAATGGTCCTCAAATAAGCTTATCAGAGCCAGAGTGtattttatgcataagattctcATGAATGCAAACATAACTAAGGTCTTAGATGTgttaaaacataaaagaaaatagtTACCCACTCACCATTCCTGATCCCAAACACCAACTTGAATAGCCATAAAACCTTCAATAAGTTTAATTATATTCAGATGAAGTTTGTCAAAGCTATATTGGCACATCAACAAGTCTATGCCCAACAAATTATCCAGAGGTAACTATCTGACATGCTTCAGATGGCATTTCAGGCATTATGAACATATCTCGTCAGTATTCTTTCAAAACTAGACATACCCAAACTATAATATACTGCAATCGAGAAGAACAGACAGTGCTATGCCATAAAAAGTAACACACAATCTTGAAACACTTCTTTCTAATACATTATTTgcttattaaatatatatccaACTAGCCACGAGTGATTTATCACCTGATAACCAAGCCAAATGCTGTAGTGCAGAGTAGAATCCAAACTAAAACCAGGGAAGTCAGAAGTCCTAATTCTTAACACCAGATCCATTTAGGCAATGCAAACAACTTTAATTCCTCCATTTAAGAGCACTAGTATCAACATTTATAAGTTACCAGAAACATAAGAAGCGAAACCGAAGGTGACCCTGAGAATCTAACTAGAAATCTATAGACCACAAAACAGATTAGATGCAAAGCAAATTTCATGTTAGTATGACACCATGACCAA comes from Phoenix dactylifera cultivar Barhee BC4 unplaced genomic scaffold, palm_55x_up_171113_PBpolish2nd_filt_p 001120F, whole genome shotgun sequence and encodes:
- the LOC120108001 gene encoding type IV inositol polyphosphate 5-phosphatase 7-like produces the protein MNIGLPLLVYFAPNPIAELDADFEGSAMRQKSSLLLHRRSFQSLSRSLRIDGDIMVPQSRLDRRFSVCERVSFGSRPSDFDPNFRWCGSSDDENFGIESPSTVIFSPMSYGYGDSSVEERERPSGKSRYCSVASKQMVGIFLTVWVRSEIRDDVKNLKVSCVGRGLMGYLGNKFPGILLRQHQADEEEEEEDDDDHLLVVWSVL